A stretch of Rhododendron vialii isolate Sample 1 chromosome 4a, ASM3025357v1 DNA encodes these proteins:
- the LOC131323008 gene encoding cytochrome P450 98A2-like, with amino-acid sequence MALPLLTIFSIILFSFISSHLYQKLRFKLPPGPRRLPIVGNLFDVKPLRFRCFAEWAQIYGPIISVWTGSNLNVVVSSPELAREVLKENDQQLVNRHRSRSVTKFTSDGQDLAWADYGAHYVKVRKLCTLELFSAKRIEALRPIREDEVTGMVESLFNDCTKPENSGKGFVVRKYLEAVVFNNITRLAFGKRFVNSEGLIDDQGLEFKALVATSLKLGASLSLAEHIPWLRWMFPLEEEAFAKHGAWQKRLTETIMEEHTAARHKSGDAKQHFVDALLTLKEKYELSEVTVIAVLWNMIHAGIDTTAVAVEWAMAELIKNPRVQQKAQEELDRIVGHERVMAESDFSDLPYLQCVAKEALRLHPPTPLTLPHKATSNVTIGGYDIPKGSNVFVNVWAVGRDPTAWKTPDEFQPERFLEEDIDVKGHDFRLLPFGAGRRACPGAQLGINLVTSMLGHLLHHFWWAPLEGVKPEEIDMSENTPGLVCFMRTPLQAVAKPRLSAHLYKRKAVDM; translated from the exons ATGGCACTGCCTTTGCTAACCATATTCTCAATCATTCTATTCAGTTTCATTTCATCCCACCTCTACCAAAAGCTGAGGTTCAAGCTCCCGCCGGGCCCACGCCGGCTGCCTATCGTGGGCAACCTCTTTGACGTAAAGCCCTTGAGGTTCCGGTGCTTCGCCGAGTGGGCCCAGATCTACGGCCCGATCATATCGGTGTGGACGGGGTCCAACTTGAACGTGGTCGTTTCGAGCCCGGAGCTCGCGAGGGAGGTGCTGAAGGAGAATGATCAACAGTTGGTGAACAGGCATAGGAGCAGATCGGTGACTAAGTTTACCAGTGATGGACAGGACCTCGCTTGGGCCGATTATGGGGCCCACTATGTGAAGGTTAGGAAACTTTGTACACTTGAGTTGTTTTCTGCGAAGAGGATTGAGGCCCTTAGGCCCATTAGGGAAGATGAGGTTACGGGCATGGTTGAGTCCTTGTTCAATGACTGCACTAAACCTG AAAATTCAGGAAAAGGTTTTGTCGTGAGGAAATACTTGGAAGCAGTAGTATTCAACAACATAACCAGACTGGCATTCGGCAAGCGGTTTGTGAATTCAGAGGGCTTGATAGACGATCAAGGCCTAGAGTTTAAGGCGTTAGTGGCCACCAGCTTAAAACTGGGGGCGTCGCTGTCCCTGGCAGAGCACATCCCCTGGCTCCGATGGATGTTCCCTCTGGAAGAAGAGGCTTTCGCCAAGCACGGCGCATGGCAGAAACGGCTTACCGAGACCATCATGGAAGAGCACACCGCTGCCCGCCACAAGAGCGGCGACGCCAAGCAGCATTTCGTGGATGCGTTGCTGACATTGAAAGAGAAGTATGAGCTTAGCGAGGTCACAGTCATTGCGGTTCTTTGG AACATGATCCATGCAGGCATAGACACAACGGCTGTCGCTGTTGAGTGGGCAATGGCCGAGCTGATCAAGAACCCTAGGGTGCAACAAAAAGCTCAAGAGGAATTAGACCGCATCGTGGGTCATGAACGGGTCATGGCCGAATCCGACTTCTCTGACCTCCCTTACCTGCAATGTGTTGCCAAAGAAGCCTTGAGGTTACACCCTCCGACCCCACTAACGCTTCCCCACAAGGCCACTTCCAACGTCACAATTGGCGGTTACGATATCCCTAAAGGATCCAACGTCTTCGTAAACGTGTGGGCCGTGGGCCGTGACCCGACAGCTTGGAAAACCCCAGACGAGTTCCAGCCCGAGAGGTTTTTGGAGGAGGATATTGATGTGAAGGGCCACGATTTCCGGTTGTTGCCTTTTGGGGCGGGCCGACGGGCCTGCCCCGGAGCTCAGCTCGGGATCAACTTGGTGACATCAATGCTTGGTCATCTTCTCCACCATTTCTGGTGGGCCCCGCTGGAAGGTGTGAAGCCGGAAGAGATAGACATGTCGGAGAACACCCCGGGGTTGGTGTGCTTTATGAGAACCCCTTTGCAGGCTGTTGCTAAACCAAGATTGTCTGCTCACCTGTATAAACGTAAAGCTGTTGACATGTAA